In Carassius auratus strain Wakin chromosome 48, ASM336829v1, whole genome shotgun sequence, the genomic window ataaatttatttatttattactttacagtcatttatttatttatttttcttgcatgatgatgcttttttttgtctgttctttAAGGTTagtatcatttaattattattattatagtttttattgatattttgaattagttcatatttttttcataatatcattttaatttgagtaacatttttattaattttattgtttttgtaatttgttaaaaatgtctattgtttttttttttgtttttttttagtagcctcgatcaaataaaaaaaatgagaaatgggTTATAATACCTATAATAACCCCTTTTTAAGGTAATgcaataactgaaaaaaatatatgtgtgtatctacagtatatatacacacactgtatatataatctaactcattttacattttaatctaatgaacaatttcagaataatttttttttatcttacatctgttgtgttttttttagagggaaatcttaaaatatcaaaacCGTTACTataattttgtacaaaaaatatgCTCTTTCTGAGAAGCTTGTTGATTCATGACTGCGCACAAGGCTTATAATGGCATTTTAAACCGTCAATACTGTTCCCTTCATAAGAGCATAGTTAtagaaaacatgcatttaaatctGTTCATTGAGCTTGAGATGGCACAGTTCAGTTTATTAACACTTGAGCACATTGTCTGTCTGTTAGAATAGAGGCTGTACCAGAAGCATCTTCATCGAAGCATGTGAAGGCGTTTCGTATGACGTCTTCAGGGTCGGTTCCGTTCAGACGTTCTCCAAACATGGTGAGGAACATGGTGAAGTTGATGGGTCCTGGAGCTTCACTCATCATTCCCTCTAGATACTCGTCAGACGGGTTCTTCCCTGCAGAGACATGAATACACCTTCAGATGCAGAGCGGCTCCTGCATGCACACATTCATCTGCTCTTACATCAAGTTTCATTTGCATTGGTAAAACAACATCAAGAGTGGTTGGAGATAAATGGTAGATATTTTGCATGCTGCAGAATATTATtgccaaaatatattatttgttgaaaTTTAAGGTCATATTTTAAgattaacataacataacatattaatttaacctatttaaataaataaaacatttacacacaccaaaaaataaagcatataaataattatttacgagatggatgtatggatggatagatagatagacagacagagaggcagatagactgacagacagagagagacagtgatagaaagacagaatgattttattgattatttgttcatgtaatggccaatgctttggcaatactgtacAAGTCATGCCAgtaaagctcatttgaattgacagacagacagacagacaaagacagacagagagacggacagacagacagaaagaaagacagacagacagacaaagacaaacagaaagaaagagagacagacagactaagacagacataaagaaagacagagacagacagacgaagacagacagaaagaaagaaagacagacagagacagacagacacagacagatagacggacagacaaaaacagacagacagacagaaagaaagaaattaagaaaaagaaagacagacagacaaaaacagacagacagacagagacagacagacagacacagacagacagacagacacagacagaaagaaagaaagaaacaaaaaagaaagacagacagacaaaaacagacagacagacacagacagacagacagaaacagacagacagacagacagaaacagacagacacagacagacagacagacagaaacagacagacagatagatagatagatagatagatagatagatagatagatagatagatagatagatagatagatagatagatagatagatagatctatatTACCCAGAGAGGCCAGCATGTCGTGTAGGTCCTCCTTGTCGATGAATCCGTCTCTGTTCTGATCGATCATGTTGAAGGCCTCTTTGAACTCCTGGATCTGTGATTGGTCGAACATGGCGAAGACGTTGGACGTGGCCCTCTGCGGACGCTTCTTTGTGGTTTTTCCTTTGGCTCGCTTGGCTGCAGACATTCTGACCGCAGGGTTTGGTTCTGCAGAAGGAAGAGATAAAAGATTAAGTTCATTAGAGTCGACTTATCGCAGTCTGGAAGAAAATGAACATTACAATGGCGCAATGCCCCTGTCACAAGTATGAAGATCAAGTGTGTTTTCAGTGTGTAATATGTACAGAATCTGTATATGCATTCAGACAATACATCAGGCACATTTGATGATGTTGATATGACTTTGACATGAAGTTTCTACAACATCCTGTGGAGCGACATGCTATTATTAATCTAAAACTATTAAATTTAAATCTTCTAAAAGTACAGAATTAAAGATATTACAtggaatatttaaaatgaaaattattcatGTCACACCATATATACAATTCAATTAAGGTAGTAAAAGCATATAACGCCTTTAAAAtcgtccaaatgaattcttagcaatgcatattactaatcaaaaattaagttttgatatatttacagtaggaaattcaaaatatatattcatggaacatgatatttacttaatatccttatgatttttgacataaatgaaaataatttatatacatgtatgtataatgAAACCAACTTTGGTAGAACAAACACTATTTGaactaaaccacacacacaaacacacagacaagaTTGTAAAAGGGTAAACCACGTTACATAACCTGAGATATTCACTTTAACTTACATATAAGAACCCAaaatcttgatgttgaataagactttacatatttcaaatgtaaattatcaAAAATCTGGAAACTATCATTTACACTGCCCTGGGACATTTACAAAATCAACCTGTTCagaaattaaaactgaaactgtATTATATCCATAAACTATTAACAAAGCCAACAATGATTACTCATTCTTAACTGTACCTTGTTTTCCTGTTGAAAGAGGTTAGAGAAGATCTGTGTGCCTCGGGTCTGTTCCTGCGCTGGGCTGAAGAGAAGTGTGTTTGGTTTTCAGGCGTTTCTCCACACCTCCCTGTTCCTGAGCGGCCAATAAGGTCAGCATCCTTCAGCCCGGCGCTTCTGGAGCCTTTAGCCATACAAGGCTAAGGAATCTGAGAGCGGCAGACCTTAGATATCCTGAGAAACAGCAGAGCGTTTACACAATAGCCAGAAAGAGGCCTTATTTAGCAAATAAACGACTTGGTCGGTATGCAGCACAAAAGAAACATTTCCTTTGGCATGCCGTGCAGATGAAGGCTTCTAGCTCATAAAACTGTCACTTCAGGCCCAGCTGAGGGTTTTGCATTATGggaaaaacaatgcaaatatatGAGCTGCTGGCTTGGTAACGTGTGTTATACTCTAGTTATCGCTCCTCGTCTTCTtctcaaatatttatatacaataatgaATGGATTTTATCATTCCCATTGAAAAACCCAGAGCTATAGAAATGTCTCTGCTGCAAGTTTGTGCTTGAATTGCATGAATAAATCAACAATGCAATTTTGattgaataaagtgttgtattttaaaccagtttattttattacaaatgatCAGAGTATTTTACATGTTTAAGCATAATGTAAATTCTGAGTACGGGACACCATGCTTTGCTAAATACAtaatgttacatatttacatatttagtatatatttttgtgcatAAAGACACAAAtgttatatacattaaaatattatttggaaaatatttatattctattaagTTCTGTATTGTACTCatagatatattatttatttacatgtaatgtttATTGTATCCTTATTTATTgtaatctaatttatttattctgatttaaatagtatttattcattttaatgttatttgtttatttgaatctatttttatttaatcttttaagtTTGTATTGCAAgatgtattatgtaaataatttgtatgtaatttttattcttatttattttaatctaactttattttaacaacaaacatttattttaaaaatattttaatttaatttatttgtcgtTTTTTGTTTAGACAACGTTAGTGTAAGAAAGTTTCTGTCTAGACTCTAGATGGAACATCAAAGTTTATACACTATTCATTTTTGACTAAATAACACAGAAAACTATTAATGTGTCAAAACctaatgtaaaacaaatattgtaCATAAAGCTTAAGGGTTTAGATTATTTAATTTCGTAAAATATCCAATATATCATCGCTGATGTGGAAAACTTGAACACTGCAGGTCTCAGAATTAGGCATAAATAAtgcttttaacaaaatatttattctcTGATGTTCTCATGTTTATCCAAAACGTTTCATTCAGATTAGAatttgaacaaataaacatttaaattatagttTCGTTCTACATTCGACTCTACACATGAGCCGCGCGCCTTGCTGATTTATGTTAAGTGTATCCAATCAGAGGAGCGCAACAAACCCCGCCCCCAGCGACTTCAGACCGTGATTGGTTCAGACCTTTGAGCGGTAAAAGTACCACGTTTATTATTGTTTTCCTTGAGTCATACGCACCGGCACATCCGGGAACGTAACTGGCAATTTCGTCACCCCTCCTTTTTAGGAGAAAATAAACTAGATTTATCATAGAAACAGCAACGTCCGTACACAGCCAGCAGTCGTGAATAACTTAATAAATCCCTAAAACTAAACATGTCAAGTAATTATATGTCCACCCTGCCTGCCACAGAGCGTGAATGATACATCCACAAACTTAATTAGGTCAGTATAAAAACACGTACGTCCCTTCATTCTCCCAGTTTCAAACTGATGTACACCAGTGGCCAGAAGTGTCTTACCGGGACATTTACTCGTACCTCATCAAGTCACCAGGTAAGCCAGTGAATGATTTTACTTCGTATTTGAAAGTAAACCGCTTTAAATGTATACATCTTTATATTTAGTGTACTGGGTGCACTTTTCTGTCCAGCCATACAACTAGCCTGGCTTAGCTTTCGATTAGCATCATACGTAATTTATGATATTTCCATAACAGCAAGATATGGATGATGATGGCAGGTAGCCATGAATTTCAAATTTGGggttttataaacattattggTGCACCCAACCACACAACAACTCTTTGGTTAGTCCACTACCTCGCTCGATCCAATACTGTATGGCGGACGGTTTGTTTTCCCCTAAAAGTGGGCGTGACTCTGTTCATAGACGTTCTTTGACGCAGCGCCGTTTGTGCGTATTGAGAGGTTCTTCCAGCAGGGGGCGATTCCAGTCGCATACAAGACATGTGTTATAGACTttgtatataaaatactatatatactacacaatatattatatgtttatatatgtatatataaaacaatcattgATAACTGACATACAAATAAAAACGCGCACCATTCTCTCCTACAAAACGGTTATTAAAAGCCTCATCTGGTTTATTGTCCGCTGTACAAAGTAACAGCTATCACGTGACACGCGCTTTTCTACCATAAGCGATGTGAATATTTTTTATACTCGAAGTAATTAAACCGAGAAACATTAATGTCATCTAACtgaaaaaaacactttgaaaagtaacgataaaataataattattttcaccGATTGTGCTTGTCCAATCATAGTCAAGATTCGCGCCGCTAACCCCGCCCATTCTTTTCCTCAATCGACGCTAATAGTCATTCTAGCGCTATATTCTTTATCTCCAGCAGGCACAAACACTTCCTGAAGCACATCGGTCGCATTAAGCCTGCTCTGTCCTAGAGCTTTTAATAGATAATCATTTCTAACTGCGTTTGAATGGGAAATGGTGCCTGTGTTTGTGTCCTCTCCGCAGCGGGGTGAGTAAACAGCTTTGGTTTTTAATCCCTGTCTCGGAGGCTAATGAAACATCAGTTATGTCAAGCCAATAATCACCTAATCAGAGTCTCGTGGTACCTGCGCAGGTGAACTGACCTCTAATGACCTCTGGTGACCTGAGCTGACCCTCAAACCTGTTCGTCAAAATAGTCAATCTGCCCCGAAGAGTCATGGACAACAAGAAGGCGGAGCACAGAGTCAATGCGAAGAAATGCTGtgagttattgttattatttatgctCATTTCAGTGTTTTGATTGAATGTTCAATGGTTGAAACTTTGTGGAAAACTCaaactacaaacattttttaaagtctcagtttttactaatttaaatatGATTGGCTAAACATATAGTTCTGTATTCTatcgttttttttaattattattactgactacatttatttattgatttatatcaTATTCTGTATCATAGAATTAtatcatataattttattaattacaaatatttattttattatgatttaattttaatttagtctatttttattttcacatttaattgaatttaatctgactatttatttatttatttttaattgaaattgtttatacatttatgctttatacatataaatttttcttttccaCGGACCTTAGCACTCCCTTTCTATCAGTATACAGTATATCTGTATGCAACATGGTAAATGCTTATTAAATGACTAATTTAGAGTGTACTGATGTGGTTATGAATGTGTTTTTCTGATAAAACTTCTCTTATATCCTTGTATAGTATGTCAGAAGCCCATGTTTTAGTTGGCAGTGCTTGTGATGGCCATATGGGAACTTTGCACATCAAGAAATGCTTTAGTTTTTCAACATGGGACTGACATTGAAAAGCAGAGCCGAGAGTTGAGCTTTAACATGTTTGTTCAAGCTGACAGAGAAATATAAATCAGATTGGAATTTGAGCTTTGGATCCGGACAGTGTTTTTGTGGAATGTAAAGCTTGGTTAAGAGGCGTGTCGGGTCCTGTTTCTCTTCTTCAATGCAGAGTAAAATATTGATGAAAAGGCAAGAATGTCATAGCAACGTGATGTACGGTCAATAAGCAACCACTTAACAACCTAGCAATGTCCTGGCAATCCTCCTGAATACCTTAGCAGCCCTATAGCAacccattcaaatatataattgttGTAATTTGCaactaaaaaatgaataaataaataaacaaacccaaaataaaaaacaattggaattgatataaaaatatagttataatatacatgtgaaaaaatataataaaatatattatgtcatttgttattgtatattttttttactttaaattaattttattttaaatataagaaaatataaatattagatgaaatgaAACCTAAATTAAAACAAGATAAGAAAAATTgttttggcaactagctgaaattatGTACTAAAATGActtgaactaaaactgaaaaaaaaaattaaagcaatatagaaatatttaaaaagtgcatcataaaattacaaaaaataaacaaataataaacataaaatctaaatctaaaatattaataaatactataatagtatataaataatacttaaataaatttgatttgcCAAAGTGTGCATGGCTGGTACATGGGTTTGCTGATGAGAtgctcaaaatattaatatattttaaaacaatataatataaaataaggtatatattttttattttattttataaaatatattttgttaattttgtttataaaatatatttttatttataagatattttattttataaaatatattttattttaaatagaaaaaagaaaaaaaaatagatgaactgaaaatttaataaaaaaaagtactacTAACTAAAATTTATAGATTTAAGTTGATGTAATAAAATTCAAACTTAAGCTGCAATTACATTAATTAGAGCTgtatagaaatgtaaaaacaaaaagcacataagaaaattactcaaacttaaaactgaatatatatatatatatataagcttattcaaattattaataaattctacaatattaatcaaataatattaaaagaatgCATGGCTGGTATATGGTTTTGCTGTTTCATTCTCAGAAACACGTGGCAGCCTCAAGCTTTTTTCATACATAATTGAAAAAGCAATTATATCTCAATATCTTGAGCAGCATGAAAGCCTCATGCCCTCAGTGAAATCCTGGTGAATGTGGCTCATGACAAACTCTGAAGCGTCTGAACTGTGTGCAGCTGTTATGAGTATAAACATAGAGTGTCAATCTGATATCATCAATCATGTTCATAGCATGGGCGTCATACATGACCAACTCCCCTACCGTCATCGTATTGATCGGCCTTCCTGCCCGAGGAAAGACGTACATATCCAAGAAGCTGACGCGATACCTCAACTGGATCGGGGTTCCCACGAAAGGTGAGAGAAATGATCCAGTGTTGTGAATGGAGTTCTTGATTATTGTTGTTATGTAATTATTACTGGGGATGAAACGGCCAAATTTCTTTTTGAGTTAAACCAGGAAGAATTAATAAtctggattaataaaaaaaaaaaaaaatgttaaaaagttttcTGGAAGTGTGATTCCTACACGGGATAAAATAAAACGTTTCTAGCAATTTTtatgtttcacaatttttttttatttttttatgtttatgagtttatatctctgttttttctcattttgaatTGAGACACATTTTGAATAGAGTTTAGAGCTATATATGTGTAAACTCATGTTTATTTGATGgggtaaactatttttttttaattaatagcaattatgagtttataactTGCAATCGTTCTCAGAATAAACTCCCAACTCGGAATCGTAAGACGTAAAAACAAAACTGCAAGAAAAGGTCAGAGTTGTGAgatgtgtataaaatatatacatgtataaaaatgatttagtggtgtaaattgcgagatgtaaactcgcatttgtgagaaaaagtctgaattatgagatataaacttgcttTTGTGAGAAAAGGTAAGAAatgcgaaatataaactcagatcTGTGAGAAAAACGAACTTAAATTGTGTAATATAAGCTTGCAAAtgcaagaaaaaactaaaaattgtgagattaaaaagtcgcaaatattttttaattccaccacagaaacaaaacagaattgc contains:
- the LOC113065838 gene encoding myosin regulatory light polypeptide 9, encoding MSAAKRAKGKTTKKRPQRATSNVFAMFDQSQIQEFKEAFNMIDQNRDGFIDKEDLHDMLASLGKNPSDEYLEGMMSEAPGPINFTMFLTMFGERLNGTDPEDVIRNAFTCFDEDASGFIHEDHLRELLTTMGDRFTDEEVDELFREAPIDKKGNFNYVEFTRILKHGAKEKDDI